The following proteins are co-located in the Pseudomonas antarctica genome:
- a CDS encoding lysylphosphatidylglycerol synthase domain-containing protein, with amino-acid sequence MNADTGSSRFKRWKKPLTIAFFLLLIVLFTLLARRIDWSEVMQTLGDFKLHTLLMAGGLTLCSFLVYASFDLIGRTYIRQPLRWKQILPVGIISYAFNLNLSAWVGGIAMRYRLYSRLGVSTGNIAKILGLSLATNWFGYMALAGVVFSSGWVTMPPGWKVSTSALQGIGVLLVLASLGYLAACRFSKKRAWSIKGIEINLPSLRMACLQLALGALNWSLMAAVIFTLLPAKLDYPLVLGVLLISAIAGVITHIPAGLGVLEAVFIALMQHEASRGSLLAGLIAYRAIYFILPLLIALVMYLAVEAKAKALRVKKAPA; translated from the coding sequence GTGAACGCTGACACCGGCAGCTCGCGATTCAAACGCTGGAAGAAGCCGCTGACCATCGCTTTCTTCCTGCTGCTGATCGTGCTGTTCACCCTGCTGGCGCGGCGCATCGACTGGAGCGAAGTGATGCAGACGCTGGGCGACTTCAAGCTGCACACGTTGTTGATGGCCGGTGGGCTGACCTTGTGCAGTTTCCTCGTCTACGCCAGCTTCGACCTGATCGGTCGCACCTACATTCGCCAGCCATTGCGCTGGAAGCAGATCTTGCCGGTGGGGATCATCAGCTATGCGTTCAACCTCAACCTGAGCGCGTGGGTCGGCGGGATCGCCATGCGTTATCGGCTGTACTCACGGCTCGGGGTGAGCACCGGTAATATCGCGAAGATTCTTGGGCTGAGCCTGGCGACCAATTGGTTTGGTTACATGGCATTGGCCGGCGTGGTGTTCAGCAGCGGCTGGGTGACGATGCCGCCGGGCTGGAAAGTCAGCACCAGCGCTTTGCAGGGCATTGGTGTGTTGCTGGTGCTGGCCAGTCTCGGGTATCTGGCAGCCTGCCGATTTTCGAAAAAACGTGCGTGGTCGATCAAAGGCATCGAGATCAATTTGCCCTCGCTGCGCATGGCATGTTTGCAGTTGGCGTTGGGCGCGTTGAATTGGTCATTGATGGCGGCGGTGATCTTTACCTTGTTGCCGGCCAAGTTGGATTATCCGCTGGTGTTGGGGGTACTGCTGATCAGCGCGATTGCCGGTGTCATCACCCATATCCCGGCCGGGCTTGGAGTGCTGGAGGCCGTGTTTATCGCGCTGATGCAGCATGAAGCGTCGCGCGGCAGTTTGCTTGCGGGGTTGATTGCCTACCGGGCGATCTACTTTATTTTGCCGCTGCTGATTGCGCTGGTGATGTACCTCGCGGTCGAAGCCAAAGCCAAAGCGTTGCGGGTGAAGAAAGCACCTGCTTGA
- a CDS encoding DEAD/DEAH box helicase — MSLPESTDTVLDGFHPAVSAWFRSTFPSVTRAQAQAWPLIRQRRSTLIAAPTGSGKTLTAFLAVLDDLVHQGLANGGQLPDETLVVYVSPLKALSNDIQINLQNPLTGITEQLQAMGLPPLAIRTAVRTGDTPQKDRALMRKRPPHILVTTPESLYVLLGSDSGRQMLASTRTVIIDEIHAIAAGKRGSHLALALSLERLQGLCAEPLTRVGLSATQKPIEAVSRFLVGTGRECAVVDIGHARPRDLDIEVPPVPLSAVMANDVWELVYDRLAALAREHRTTLVFVNTRRLAERLARHLSERLGKTSVAAHHGSLAKEMRLDAEQRLKAGELQVLIATASLELGIDIGDVDLVCQIGSPGSINGFLQRVGRSGHQVGGTPKGRLFATTRDDLIECAALLDCVRRGELDTLHIPVAPLDVLAQQIIAEVSAREWTEQALLALIQRAAPYATLDPRHYQALLQMLADGYNGRQGIRSAYLHRDAVTHTLRGRRGARLTAVTSGGTIPDNADYSVLLEPQSLNIGSVNEDFAVESIAGDIFQLGNTSYRILRVEAGKVRVEDAHGQPPTIPFWLGEAPGRSNELSAAVARFQGQLDALLSATPGNLQPAHDWLTGSLDLNRASAEQILDYLARARLALGALPSQDTLIMERFFDASGGTQLIIHTPFGSRLNRAWGLALRKRFCRTFNFELQAAASENAIVLSLSTSHSFELDEVWRYLNSNSAEHILTQAVLDAPLFGVRWRWNASVALALPRYTGGRKVAPQIQRMKSEDLIASVFPDQIACLENLAGEREIPEHPLVEQTLDDCLHEAMDSEGWLTLLRRMERGEVRLISRDLPAPSPMAAEILSARPYTFLDDAPLEERRTQAVLNRRWSDPQSTDDLGALDAEAIAGVREEAWPAPNGLDEMHEALMSLACIAIDEITPQWAEWLHALAKGGRAYQLNNGLWVAVERLSCVQAIYPNNLPLLPGFDEPWTVEDALAEVLRARLGGFGPLSLIEIAAPLALPVADVTQALARLEQEGYVLRGRFSPGARDEQWCERHLLARIHRYTVKRLRREIEPVALQDFMRFLFDWQHLSEGTRGQGSAMLPQIVGQFEGYAAATSAWDSDLLSARLKHYTPTWLDELCRSGKLVWTRLSNKTSAIALRSTPVVLLPRSQVPLWSGLTELTDSTTLSPKAQKVHLALREHGALFFDELVHEAHLLRSELEIALQELVGAGLVNADSFAGLRALTTPASKRLARSSRRGRGAFVGGMDDAGRWALVRRSPSAAGPHSTETLEHVAMTLLRRYGVVFWRLLEREADWLPSWRELLRTFHRLEARGEIRGGRFVSGLAGEQFALPEAIPLLREVRRRPHDGSLIAVCGADPLNLVGTLLPGSKVPAVSGNRIVYRDGVPAAVMVGGKQQILLEQDLRAIQEKLIRH; from the coding sequence ATGAGCCTTCCCGAATCAACGGACACGGTCTTGGACGGTTTCCACCCCGCCGTCAGCGCCTGGTTCCGCAGCACGTTCCCCTCGGTGACCCGCGCCCAGGCCCAGGCTTGGCCGCTGATCCGCCAGCGCCGCTCGACACTGATCGCCGCGCCCACCGGCTCCGGTAAAACCCTGACGGCGTTCCTGGCTGTGCTGGATGACCTGGTCCATCAAGGCCTGGCCAACGGCGGGCAACTGCCGGATGAGACGTTGGTGGTGTATGTATCGCCGCTCAAGGCGCTGTCCAACGATATCCAGATCAACCTGCAAAACCCGCTAACCGGTATCACCGAGCAGTTGCAGGCCATGGGCTTGCCGCCGCTTGCGATCCGCACCGCCGTGCGCACCGGCGACACCCCGCAAAAAGACCGCGCGCTGATGCGCAAACGGCCGCCGCATATCCTGGTCACCACCCCGGAATCGCTCTATGTGCTGCTCGGCTCGGACTCCGGCCGGCAGATGCTGGCCAGCACACGCACGGTAATCATCGACGAAATCCACGCCATCGCCGCCGGCAAACGCGGCAGCCACCTGGCCCTGGCCCTGAGCCTGGAACGCCTGCAAGGCTTGTGCGCCGAGCCGCTGACCCGTGTAGGCCTGTCGGCCACGCAAAAGCCTATCGAGGCGGTGTCGCGCTTTTTGGTCGGCACTGGCCGTGAATGCGCCGTCGTCGATATCGGCCACGCCCGCCCCCGCGACCTGGATATTGAAGTGCCGCCGGTGCCGCTGTCGGCGGTGATGGCCAATGACGTGTGGGAATTGGTCTACGATCGCCTCGCCGCGTTGGCCCGCGAACACCGCACCACGCTGGTCTTCGTCAACACCCGGCGCCTGGCCGAACGCCTGGCCCGGCACTTGAGCGAGCGCCTGGGCAAGACCTCCGTCGCCGCCCACCATGGCAGCCTGGCCAAGGAAATGCGCCTGGACGCCGAGCAACGGCTCAAGGCCGGCGAGCTGCAAGTGCTGATCGCCACGGCGTCGCTGGAACTGGGGATTGATATTGGCGACGTCGACCTCGTCTGCCAGATCGGCTCGCCCGGCTCGATCAACGGTTTTTTGCAACGCGTCGGCCGCTCCGGCCACCAGGTCGGCGGCACGCCCAAAGGGCGCCTGTTCGCCACCACCCGCGATGACCTGATCGAATGCGCCGCCCTGCTCGACTGCGTGCGCCGGGGCGAGCTGGATACCTTGCACATCCCGGTCGCGCCGTTGGACGTACTCGCCCAACAGATCATCGCCGAAGTCAGCGCCCGTGAATGGACGGAGCAGGCGCTACTGGCGCTGATCCAGCGCGCCGCGCCTTACGCCACACTCGACCCGCGCCACTACCAGGCGCTGTTGCAGATGCTTGCCGACGGCTATAACGGCCGCCAGGGCATCCGCAGCGCCTACCTGCACCGCGACGCCGTGACCCACACCCTGCGCGGCCGCCGTGGTGCCAGGCTGACCGCCGTGACCAGCGGCGGCACCATCCCGGACAACGCTGACTACAGCGTGTTGCTTGAACCTCAGAGCCTGAATATCGGCAGCGTCAACGAAGACTTCGCGGTGGAAAGCATCGCCGGGGATATCTTCCAGCTCGGCAATACGTCCTACCGGATCTTGCGGGTCGAGGCCGGCAAGGTACGCGTCGAGGATGCCCATGGCCAACCGCCGACTATCCCGTTCTGGCTCGGCGAAGCACCGGGTCGCAGCAATGAATTGTCGGCGGCCGTGGCGCGTTTTCAGGGGCAGTTGGACGCGCTGCTCAGCGCCACACCCGGCAACCTGCAACCCGCCCACGACTGGCTCACTGGCAGCCTCGACCTGAACCGCGCCAGCGCCGAACAAATCCTCGATTACCTGGCACGCGCGCGCCTGGCCCTTGGCGCCCTGCCGTCCCAGGACACGTTGATCATGGAGCGTTTTTTCGACGCCTCCGGCGGCACCCAATTGATCATCCATACGCCCTTCGGCAGCCGCCTCAACCGCGCCTGGGGCCTGGCCCTGCGCAAGCGTTTTTGCCGCACCTTCAATTTCGAATTGCAGGCGGCGGCCAGTGAGAATGCGATCGTGCTGTCGCTGTCCACCAGCCACAGTTTCGAGCTGGATGAGGTGTGGCGCTATCTGAACAGCAACAGCGCCGAGCACATCCTGACCCAGGCGGTGCTGGATGCGCCGCTGTTCGGTGTGCGCTGGCGCTGGAATGCCAGTGTGGCCCTGGCATTGCCGCGCTATACCGGCGGGCGCAAGGTCGCGCCGCAGATCCAGCGCATGAAGAGCGAAGACCTGATTGCCAGCGTGTTTCCCGACCAGATCGCCTGCCTGGAAAACCTCGCCGGCGAGCGTGAGATACCCGAACACCCTCTGGTGGAACAAACCCTCGACGACTGCCTGCACGAAGCCATGGACAGCGAAGGTTGGCTGACCCTGTTGCGGCGCATGGAGCGCGGCGAAGTGCGCCTGATCAGCCGCGACCTGCCCGCGCCCTCGCCCATGGCCGCCGAAATCCTCAGCGCGCGTCCCTACACCTTTCTCGACGACGCACCGCTGGAAGAACGCCGCACCCAGGCGGTGCTCAACCGGCGCTGGAGCGACCCGCAAAGCACCGACGACCTCGGCGCGCTGGATGCCGAGGCCATCGCCGGCGTGCGCGAGGAGGCGTGGCCGGCACCCAATGGGCTGGACGAAATGCATGAGGCGTTGATGAGCCTGGCGTGCATCGCCATTGATGAGATCACGCCGCAGTGGGCCGAGTGGCTGCACGCCTTGGCCAAGGGCGGGCGCGCCTATCAACTGAATAATGGCCTCTGGGTAGCCGTGGAGCGCTTGAGTTGTGTGCAGGCGATTTATCCCAACAACTTGCCGTTGCTGCCGGGCTTCGATGAACCCTGGACCGTTGAGGATGCGCTGGCGGAAGTGCTGCGTGCACGCCTTGGCGGGTTTGGCCCGCTGAGCCTGATCGAGATTGCAGCGCCGCTGGCCCTGCCGGTGGCAGACGTCACGCAGGCACTGGCGCGCCTGGAACAGGAAGGCTACGTGCTGCGCGGCCGCTTCAGCCCGGGCGCCCGTGATGAGCAATGGTGTGAGCGGCATCTGCTCGCACGTATTCATCGCTACACGGTCAAGCGCCTGCGCCGGGAAATCGAGCCGGTGGCATTGCAGGACTTCATGCGTTTTCTGTTCGATTGGCAGCATTTGTCAGAGGGCACGCGCGGCCAGGGCAGCGCGATGCTGCCGCAGATTGTCGGCCAGTTCGAAGGCTACGCCGCTGCCACGTCGGCCTGGGACAGTGACTTGCTCAGCGCACGACTCAAGCATTACACCCCCACCTGGCTCGACGAGCTGTGCCGCAGCGGCAAGCTGGTGTGGACGCGCTTGAGCAACAAGACCAGCGCGATTGCGCTGCGCAGTACGCCCGTGGTGCTGCTGCCCCGCAGCCAAGTGCCGCTGTGGAGCGGGCTGACCGAACTCACCGACAGCACCACGTTGTCGCCCAAGGCGCAGAAAGTCCACTTGGCCCTGCGCGAGCACGGCGCGCTGTTTTTCGATGAGCTGGTGCACGAGGCCCACCTGCTGCGCAGCGAACTGGAGATCGCACTACAAGAACTGGTGGGCGCGGGGCTGGTGAATGCCGACAGCTTCGCCGGCCTGCGCGCCCTGACCACCCCCGCCAGCAAGCGCCTGGCGCGCAGCAGTCGGCGCGGGCGCGGGGCGTTTGTCGGCGGCATGGACGACGCCGGGCGCTGGGCCTTGGTGCGCCGCTCGCCCAGCGCCGCCGGGCCGCACTCGACTGAGACGCTGGAGCACGTGGCGATGACCTTGCTGCGCCGCTATGGCGTGGTGTTCTGGCGGCTGCTGGAGCGCGAGGCGGATTGGCTGCCGAGCTGGCGCGAACTACTGCGCACCTTCCATCGGCTGGAGGCACGCGGCGAGATTCGTGGCGGGCGGTTTGTCAGCGGGTTGGCGGGCGAGCAGTTTGCGCTGCCGGAAGCGATCCCGTTGTTGCGCGAAGTACGGCGCAGGCCGCATGACGGCAGTTTGATTGCCGTGTGCGGGGCTGATCCGCTGAACCTGGTGGGCACGCTGCTGCCAGGGAGCAAGGTGCCGGCGGTGAGCGGCAATCGGATTGTGTACCGTGACGGAGTGCCGGCGGCGGTGATGGTGGGCGGCAAGCAGCAGATTCTGCTGGAGCAGGATCTGCGGGCGATTCAGGAGAAGTTGATCAGGCATTGA
- the clsB gene encoding cardiolipin synthase ClsB produces the protein MNVAVEHIATDQPPDEAKARDLDYGWQSDNRVELLENGEAYFPTVFDAMRKAQREILLETFILFEDKVGHELQGILIEAAQRGVKVVASLDGFGCGELSPAFLGELAEAGVEVQMFDPAPKRLGLRTNWFRRLHRKIVVVDAAVAFIGGINFSADHLGDFGPEAKQDYALQLTGPAVADLHHFALAQSGRQVRTRRGWRRRQQRPALWTTANDDGLVRLIYRDNVQHRDDIEEAYIHALSKARQRVVIANAYFFPGYRLLREIRNAARRGVQVQLIMQGQPDVLLAKLAARMLYDYLLKDGVVIHEYCQRPLHGKVALVDDHWSTVGSSNLDPLSLSLNLEANVLIRDRAFNQQLYERLEILAKDHCRTMPENRKPRLWLWRLTVGFLVFHVMRHFPVLTGWLPAHKPRLKPFQSQARER, from the coding sequence ATGAACGTCGCGGTAGAACACATCGCCACCGACCAGCCGCCGGATGAAGCGAAAGCGCGTGATCTCGATTACGGCTGGCAGAGCGACAACCGGGTCGAGCTGCTGGAGAACGGCGAGGCGTACTTTCCGACAGTCTTCGACGCCATGCGCAAGGCACAACGGGAGATTCTGCTGGAGACCTTTATTCTGTTTGAAGACAAGGTCGGCCATGAGTTGCAAGGCATTCTGATAGAGGCCGCGCAACGTGGCGTGAAGGTGGTGGCCAGCCTCGATGGTTTTGGCTGCGGCGAACTGAGCCCGGCATTTCTCGGCGAGCTGGCTGAGGCGGGTGTGGAGGTGCAGATGTTCGACCCGGCGCCGAAGAGGTTGGGGCTTCGCACCAACTGGTTTCGCCGCCTGCATCGCAAGATTGTGGTGGTGGACGCCGCCGTGGCGTTTATCGGCGGGATCAACTTTTCTGCCGACCACCTCGGGGATTTTGGCCCCGAGGCCAAGCAGGATTATGCGCTGCAATTGACCGGCCCTGCGGTGGCCGACCTGCACCATTTCGCCCTTGCACAAAGTGGTCGCCAGGTGCGCACGCGGCGAGGCTGGCGCCGGCGCCAGCAACGGCCCGCGCTGTGGACAACCGCTAACGACGACGGCCTGGTGCGCCTGATCTACCGCGACAACGTGCAGCACCGCGACGACATCGAAGAGGCGTATATCCACGCGCTGAGCAAGGCCCGACAACGCGTGGTGATCGCCAACGCCTACTTCTTTCCCGGCTACCGGCTGCTGCGCGAAATTCGCAACGCCGCGCGCCGTGGTGTGCAGGTGCAACTGATCATGCAGGGCCAACCTGATGTGCTGCTGGCCAAGCTGGCGGCGCGCATGCTCTACGACTATCTGCTCAAGGATGGCGTGGTGATTCACGAGTATTGCCAACGGCCGCTGCATGGCAAAGTCGCGCTGGTGGATGACCATTGGAGCACCGTGGGCTCAAGCAACCTGGACCCGTTGAGCCTGTCGCTGAACCTGGAAGCCAACGTGCTGATTCGCGACCGCGCCTTCAACCAGCAGCTGTATGAACGTTTGGAAATACTCGCCAAAGACCATTGCCGGACCATGCCGGAAAACCGCAAGCCACGGCTGTGGCTGTGGCGATTGACCGTAGGCTTCCTGGTATTTCATGTGATGCGCCATTTCCCTGTACTGACGGGCTGGCTACCGGCGCATAAACCCCGCTTGAAACCCTTCCAGAGTCAGGCCCGTGAACGCTGA
- a CDS encoding mechanosensitive ion channel family protein, producing the protein MLNLKTALLFGALLFLGNGALQAATPAPAAAPASAAAPAKPELLVEGGLLGAISTSIDDVQDKLDLNQNLIDAWRLRADRAADEVGRLVDQTAERSPWSVAGDFLLLSGVWVGAFAVLTLLGRFIVLRLSRRRFVERRARLQAVLGYVLPYTIPALICLPLTLYVSHFLPTSVGRALALCFAYATSSGIFSTSMLLCVIVMFNLGHKRPAVQIIRDYCPKPLFLIGFLAALSDALISPQIARQLGGNVTSSIAVFTGLFATVIFGVLVVRLRRPVAHLIRNRPLAQRLKHPALQQSLRVFSGLWYWPILLMVLVSAINLIGAGDDNQKALRCALFTTILLIGTVFLSTVLQHLFKSRSQVAIQRSSAYKERFLSLLHAILRIAMAIAFIELLGRIWGVSLFEFAQRNAVGRAISDSLSSIGLILLMTWLFWVVLDTAIQEALKPPVNKRSSRQPSTRVKTILPLLRNAVKIVLVVICAITTMANLGINVAPLLAGAGVVGLAIGFGSQQLVQDVITGLFIIIEDTLSIGDWVVLDSGHAGTVEGLTIRTLRLRDGKGFVHSVPFGQIKAVTNQSRQFAYAFFSVQFTYDTDVDKAVELIRETGQSISDDVFLKYNLQGPLEVFGVDKMDLNGVVLTAQFRTVSGGQYAVSRAFNQRLKKRVDNCDEVHFAQTYPQQVLLPKRTARVDEPDEEVPASLVLTEQPRTQ; encoded by the coding sequence TTGCTGAATCTAAAAACTGCATTACTGTTTGGCGCGCTGCTGTTCCTGGGCAATGGCGCGTTGCAAGCCGCAACACCGGCGCCTGCCGCCGCACCGGCCAGCGCCGCAGCCCCGGCCAAGCCCGAGCTGTTGGTGGAAGGCGGCCTGCTGGGGGCCATCAGCACCAGCATTGACGACGTGCAGGACAAACTCGACCTCAATCAGAACCTCATTGACGCCTGGCGCTTGCGCGCCGACCGTGCGGCGGATGAAGTGGGGCGCCTGGTCGACCAGACCGCCGAACGTTCGCCGTGGAGCGTGGCAGGGGATTTCCTGTTGCTGTCCGGCGTGTGGGTGGGGGCCTTTGCGGTGTTGACGCTGCTGGGGCGCTTCATCGTGCTGCGCTTGAGTCGGCGGCGTTTCGTCGAGCGGCGCGCGCGTCTGCAAGCGGTGCTTGGGTATGTGCTGCCGTATACGATCCCGGCGCTGATCTGCCTGCCGCTGACCCTCTACGTCAGTCACTTCTTACCCACGTCAGTGGGGCGCGCGCTGGCGCTGTGTTTCGCCTACGCCACCAGCAGCGGCATCTTTTCCACCTCGATGCTGTTGTGCGTCATCGTCATGTTCAACCTCGGCCACAAGCGGCCTGCGGTGCAGATCATTCGCGACTACTGTCCCAAACCCCTGTTCCTGATCGGCTTTCTCGCCGCCCTCAGCGACGCGTTGATCAGCCCGCAAATCGCCCGCCAGCTCGGCGGCAATGTCACCAGCAGTATCGCGGTCTTTACCGGCCTGTTTGCAACGGTGATTTTCGGCGTGCTGGTGGTGCGTCTGCGTCGCCCGGTCGCGCATTTGATCCGCAACCGGCCGTTGGCCCAGCGCCTCAAACACCCGGCGTTGCAGCAATCGCTGCGGGTGTTTTCCGGGCTGTGGTACTGGCCGATTCTGTTGATGGTGCTGGTCTCGGCAATCAACCTGATCGGCGCTGGCGACGACAACCAAAAGGCCCTGCGTTGCGCGCTGTTCACCACGATTCTGCTGATCGGCACGGTGTTCCTCAGTACGGTTTTACAGCACCTGTTCAAGTCCCGCAGCCAGGTGGCGATCCAGCGCAGCAGTGCCTACAAGGAGCGCTTTCTCAGCCTGTTACACGCGATCCTGCGTATTGCGATGGCCATCGCCTTTATCGAACTACTCGGGCGCATCTGGGGCGTGTCGCTGTTCGAATTTGCCCAGCGCAACGCGGTGGGTCGGGCGATCAGCGATTCGCTCAGCAGTATCGGCCTGATCCTGCTGATGACGTGGCTGTTCTGGGTGGTACTCGACACCGCCATCCAGGAGGCGCTCAAGCCACCGGTGAACAAACGCTCCAGCCGCCAGCCGAGCACACGGGTCAAAACCATCCTGCCGCTGCTGCGTAATGCAGTGAAAATTGTGCTGGTGGTGATTTGCGCGATCACCACGATGGCCAACCTCGGCATCAACGTTGCGCCGCTGCTGGCCGGTGCCGGCGTGGTCGGCCTGGCCATCGGCTTCGGCTCCCAGCAACTGGTGCAGGACGTCATCACCGGCCTGTTCATCATCATCGAAGATACGTTGTCCATCGGCGACTGGGTGGTGCTCGACTCCGGCCACGCCGGCACCGTCGAAGGCCTGACCATCCGCACCCTGCGCCTGCGCGACGGCAAGGGGTTCGTGCATTCGGTGCCGTTCGGGCAGATCAAGGCCGTCACCAACCAGTCGCGGCAATTTGCCTATGCGTTCTTCTCGGTGCAGTTCACCTATGACACCGATGTGGACAAAGCCGTGGAACTGATCCGCGAGACCGGGCAATCGATTAGCGATGACGTGTTCCTCAAGTACAACCTGCAAGGGCCGCTGGAAGTCTTTGGCGTGGACAAGATGGACCTCAATGGCGTGGTGCTCACGGCGCAATTCCGAACCGTGTCGGGCGGGCAATATGCCGTGAGTCGCGCGTTTAACCAGCGCCTGAAAAAGCGTGTGGATAACTGCGACGAGGTGCACTTCGCGCAAACTTATCCACAGCAGGTGCTGTTGCCCAAGCGCACGGCGCGGGTGGATGAACCGGATGAAGAGGTGCCGGCGTCGCTGGTGTTGACGGAGCAGCCGCGTACCCAGTAG
- a CDS encoding endonuclease/exonuclease/phosphatase family protein, with amino-acid sequence MAAIPDWVPITPSVAITRFTVLTVNIHKGFTALNRRFILPELREAVRSVGADIVFLQEIHGTHERHPQHYSDWPNMPQYEFLADSIWPQFAYGRNAIYPHGDHGNALLSKFQIIRYDNLDISQSGHENRGLLHCVLRLPGTGQEVHAICMHLGLREVHRQQQLRLLEQRIREIPADTPLVVAGDFNDWRQKVDLSQSGLKEVFVEAHGKLARTFPARLPLLPLDRIYVRNVNIHNPKVLTTRPWSHLSDHVPLSVEIEL; translated from the coding sequence ATGGCTGCGATTCCCGACTGGGTGCCCATTACCCCCAGCGTCGCCATCACGCGCTTCACGGTGCTGACGGTCAATATCCACAAGGGCTTCACCGCATTGAATCGACGCTTCATCCTGCCCGAGCTGCGTGAAGCCGTGCGCAGCGTGGGCGCCGATATCGTGTTCCTGCAGGAAATCCACGGCACTCACGAACGCCATCCTCAGCACTACAGTGACTGGCCGAACATGCCGCAGTACGAATTCCTCGCCGACAGCATCTGGCCGCAATTCGCCTACGGTCGCAACGCGATCTACCCGCATGGCGACCATGGCAATGCGCTGCTGTCGAAATTCCAGATCATCCGCTACGACAACCTCGACATTTCGCAAAGCGGCCACGAAAACCGTGGCCTGCTGCATTGTGTGCTGCGCTTGCCCGGCACCGGCCAGGAAGTGCATGCGATCTGCATGCACCTGGGCCTGCGCGAGGTGCATCGCCAGCAACAGTTGCGCCTGCTGGAACAGCGCATCCGCGAGATCCCCGCCGATACGCCGCTGGTCGTGGCCGGTGATTTCAACGACTGGCGCCAGAAGGTTGACCTGAGCCAGAGCGGCCTCAAGGAAGTGTTCGTCGAAGCCCACGGCAAGCTCGCCCGAACCTTCCCGGCACGCCTGCCGTTGCTGCCGCTGGATCGCATCTATGTGCGCAATGTGAACATCCATAACCCCAAGGTGCTGACGACCCGGCCGTGGTCCCATCTGTCAGACCATGTGCCGTTGTCAGTGGAGATCGAGTTATGA
- a CDS encoding MFS transporter yields MPIALLALTLSAFAIGTTEFVIVGLLPTIGADLGVDLPSAGLLVSLYALGVAIGAPVLTALTGKVPRKLLLLSLMVLFTLGNLLAWQAPSYESLVLARIVTGLAHGVFFSIGSTIATSLVPKEKAASAIAIMFTGLTVALVTGVPLGTFIGQHFGWRETFLAVSALGVIAFIGSLIYVPNTIAHSKPASLLQQLQVLKQPRLLLVYAMTAIGYGGSFIAFTFLAPILQDIAGFSAGTVSLVLLVYGISVAAGNIWGGKLADKRGPISALKIIFALLAAVLLILTLTASNPWLALATVLVWGAVAFGNVPGLQVYVVRQAEHHTPQAVDVASGLNIAAFNLGIAGGAWAGGLIVAHMGLIHTAWIGGLVVLVALALTAWSGRLDRRGPVYAEPSTRVMTGH; encoded by the coding sequence ATGCCTATTGCGTTGCTCGCGCTGACCCTCAGCGCTTTTGCCATCGGGACGACCGAGTTCGTCATCGTTGGCCTGTTACCCACAATCGGCGCCGACCTCGGCGTTGACCTGCCGTCCGCCGGCCTGTTGGTCAGCCTCTATGCCTTGGGCGTGGCCATCGGCGCGCCGGTGCTCACCGCCCTCACCGGCAAGGTGCCACGTAAGTTACTGCTGCTGTCGTTGATGGTGCTGTTCACCCTCGGCAACCTGCTGGCCTGGCAGGCACCCAGCTATGAATCGCTGGTACTGGCGCGGATCGTCACCGGCCTGGCACACGGGGTGTTTTTCTCGATCGGCTCGACCATCGCCACCAGCCTGGTGCCGAAGGAAAAAGCCGCCAGTGCGATCGCGATCATGTTTACCGGCTTGACCGTCGCGCTGGTCACCGGCGTGCCGCTGGGCACGTTTATCGGCCAGCACTTCGGCTGGCGTGAAACCTTCCTCGCCGTCTCGGCGCTGGGTGTGATCGCGTTTATCGGCAGCCTGATCTACGTGCCAAACACCATCGCCCACAGCAAACCCGCGTCCCTGCTGCAACAACTGCAAGTGCTCAAGCAGCCGCGCTTACTGCTGGTGTATGCCATGACCGCCATCGGCTACGGCGGTTCGTTTATCGCGTTTACCTTCCTGGCCCCCATCCTCCAGGACATCGCAGGCTTCAGCGCCGGCACCGTGAGCCTGGTATTGCTGGTGTATGGCATCTCGGTGGCTGCCGGGAATATCTGGGGCGGCAAACTGGCGGATAAACGCGGCCCCATCAGCGCGTTGAAAATCATCTTTGCGCTGCTCGCGGCGGTGTTGCTCATCCTGACCCTGACCGCCAGCAACCCATGGCTGGCGCTGGCCACCGTATTGGTGTGGGGCGCGGTTGCATTCGGCAATGTGCCGGGCCTGCAGGTGTACGTGGTGCGCCAGGCCGAACATCACACGCCGCAGGCGGTGGATGTGGCCTCGGGCTTGAACATCGCCGCGTTTAACCTGGGAATCGCCGGGGGCGCGTGGGCCGGAGGCCTGATTGTGGCGCATATGGGGTTGATCCATACCGCATGGATCGGCGGCCTGGTGGTGTTGGTCGCCCTGGCGCTGACCGCCTGGAGCGGTCGCCTTGACCGACGGGGACCGGTGTATGCCGAGCCCTCGACCCGCGTAATGACTGGCCACTGA